A genome region from Pseudomonas sp. S06B 330 includes the following:
- the lpdA gene encoding dihydrolipoyl dehydrogenase: MTQKFDVVVIGAGPGGYVAAIKAAQLGLSTACIEKYTDGEGKLALGGTCLNVGCIPSKALLDSSWKYKEAKESFNVHGISTGEVKMDVAAMVGRKAGIVKNLTGGVATLFKANGVTSIQGHGKLLAGKKVEVTKADGTTEIIEAENVILASGSRPIDIPPAPVDQNVIVDSTGALEFQSVPKRLGVIGAGVIGLELGSVWARLGAEVTVLEALDTFLMAADAAVSKEALKTLTKQGLDIKLGARVTGSKVNGAEVEVTYTDANGEQKITFDKLIVAVGRRPVTTDLLAADSGVTIDERGFIFVDDHCATSVPGVYAIGDVVRGMMLAHKASEEGIMVVERIKGHKAQMNYDLIPSVIYTHPEIAWVGKTEQTLKAEGVEVNVGTFPFAASGRAMAANDTGGFVKVIADAKTDRVLGVHVIGPSAAELVQQGAIAMEFGTSAEDLGMMVFSHPTLSEALHEAALAVNGGAIHVANRKKR, encoded by the coding sequence ATGACCCAGAAATTCGACGTGGTAGTGATTGGCGCAGGTCCTGGCGGCTACGTGGCTGCTATCAAGGCCGCGCAACTCGGTCTGAGCACTGCCTGTATCGAGAAGTACACCGACGGCGAGGGCAAGCTGGCTCTCGGTGGTACCTGCCTGAACGTGGGTTGCATTCCGTCCAAGGCGCTGCTGGACAGCTCCTGGAAGTACAAGGAAGCCAAAGAGAGCTTCAACGTCCACGGTATCTCCACCGGCGAAGTCAAAATGGACGTCGCTGCGATGGTTGGCCGCAAGGCTGGCATCGTCAAGAACCTGACCGGCGGTGTTGCCACCCTGTTCAAGGCTAACGGCGTTACTTCGATCCAGGGTCACGGCAAGCTGCTGGCTGGCAAGAAAGTCGAAGTCACCAAGGCTGACGGTACCACTGAAATCATCGAAGCCGAGAACGTGATCCTGGCTTCCGGTTCGCGTCCGATCGACATTCCACCGGCTCCGGTCGATCAGAACGTCATCGTCGACTCCACTGGTGCCCTGGAATTCCAGAGCGTACCTAAGCGCCTGGGCGTGATCGGTGCTGGCGTTATCGGTCTGGAACTGGGTTCGGTCTGGGCTCGCCTGGGTGCAGAAGTCACTGTTCTGGAAGCGCTGGACACTTTCCTGATGGCCGCTGATGCCGCCGTCTCCAAGGAAGCCCTGAAGACCCTGACCAAGCAAGGTCTGGACATCAAGCTGGGCGCTCGCGTCACCGGTTCCAAGGTCAACGGCGCTGAAGTCGAAGTGACCTACACCGATGCCAATGGCGAACAGAAGATCACCTTCGACAAGCTGATCGTTGCCGTTGGTCGTCGTCCAGTGACCACTGATCTGCTGGCTGCCGACAGCGGTGTGACCATCGACGAGCGTGGCTTCATCTTCGTCGACGATCATTGCGCCACCAGCGTACCGGGCGTTTACGCCATTGGTGACGTGGTGCGTGGCATGATGCTGGCTCACAAGGCGTCGGAAGAGGGCATCATGGTTGTCGAGCGCATCAAGGGCCACAAAGCCCAGATGAACTACGACCTGATTCCATCGGTTATCTACACTCACCCGGAAATCGCGTGGGTCGGTAAAACCGAACAGACCTTGAAGGCTGAAGGCGTTGAGGTTAACGTGGGCACCTTCCCGTTCGCGGCCAGCGGCCGTGCGATGGCTGCCAACGACACCGGTGGTTTCGTCAAAGTCATCGCCGATGCCAAGACCGACCGCGTTCTGGGTGTACACGTTATTGGCCCATCGGCTGCAGAACTCGTGCAGCAGGGTGCAATCGCAATGGAATTCGGCACCAGCGCCGAGGATCTGGGCATGATGGTTTTCTCCCATCCGACCCTGTCCGAAGCGCTGCATGAAGCCGCACTGGCTGTGAATGGCGGTGCCATTCACGTTGCCAACCGTAAGAAGCGTTAA
- the odhB gene encoding 2-oxoglutarate dehydrogenase complex dihydrolipoyllysine-residue succinyltransferase, whose translation MAIEIKAPTFPESVADGTVATWHKQPGEAVKRDELIVDIETDKVVLEVLATADGVLGAIVKGEGETVLSDEVLGSIEEGGVAAAAPAAAAAPAAAAAPAAVAGDEDAIGAPAARKLAEENGIALNSIKGTGKDGRITKEDVVAAIEAKKSAPAAAPAAKPAAAAAAPVVATGDRTEKRVPMTRVRATVAKRLVEAQSNMAMLTTFNEVDMTEVMALRSKYKDLFEKTHNGVRLGFMSFFVKAATEALKRFPAVNASIDGSDIVYHGYADIGVAVSSDRGLVVPVLRNAELMSLAEIENGIATFGKKARDGKLSIDEMTGGTFTITNGGTFGSMMSTPIVNPPQAAILGMHNIIQRPMAVNGQVVIRPMMYLALSYDHRLIDGKEAVTFLVTIKNLLEDPARLLLDI comes from the coding sequence ATGGCTATCGAGATCAAAGCCCCTACTTTCCCGGAATCGGTTGCCGATGGCACCGTTGCCACCTGGCACAAGCAACCGGGCGAAGCAGTCAAGCGTGACGAACTGATCGTCGACATCGAGACTGACAAGGTTGTCCTGGAAGTACTGGCTACCGCCGACGGCGTACTGGGCGCTATCGTCAAGGGCGAGGGCGAAACCGTCCTGTCCGACGAAGTCCTGGGTTCGATCGAAGAAGGTGGTGTTGCTGCCGCTGCGCCTGCCGCTGCCGCCGCTCCTGCTGCCGCTGCTGCACCTGCCGCTGTTGCTGGCGACGAAGACGCCATCGGCGCGCCGGCTGCTCGCAAGCTGGCCGAAGAGAACGGCATTGCCCTGAACAGCATCAAGGGCACCGGTAAAGACGGCCGCATCACCAAGGAAGACGTTGTAGCGGCTATCGAAGCGAAGAAATCCGCGCCGGCCGCCGCTCCAGCTGCCAAGCCTGCCGCTGCCGCCGCTGCACCAGTGGTTGCGACTGGCGATCGCACCGAGAAGCGTGTTCCGATGACTCGCGTACGTGCCACCGTGGCCAAGCGTCTGGTCGAAGCACAGTCGAACATGGCCATGCTGACCACCTTCAACGAAGTTGACATGACCGAAGTCATGGCCCTGCGTTCGAAGTACAAGGATCTGTTCGAGAAGACCCACAACGGCGTGCGCCTGGGCTTCATGTCGTTCTTCGTCAAAGCTGCTACCGAAGCACTGAAGCGCTTCCCGGCGGTCAACGCTTCGATCGACGGTTCCGACATCGTTTACCACGGTTATGCGGACATCGGCGTTGCCGTATCCAGCGACCGCGGCCTGGTAGTACCGGTTCTGCGTAACGCCGAGCTGATGAGCCTGGCTGAAATCGAGAACGGCATCGCCACCTTCGGCAAGAAGGCGCGTGACGGTAAGCTGTCGATCGACGAAATGACCGGCGGTACGTTCACCATCACCAACGGTGGTACCTTCGGTTCGATGATGTCGACTCCGATCGTCAACCCGCCGCAGGCTGCAATCCTGGGCATGCACAACATCATCCAGCGTCCTATGGCCGTCAATGGTCAGGTTGTGATCCGTCCGATGATGTACCTGGCGCTGTCCTACGATCACCGCCTGATCGATGGTAAAGAAGCCGTGACCTTCCTGGTGACCATCAAGAACCTGCTGGAAGACCCAGCTCGTCTGCTGCTGGACATCTGA
- a CDS encoding 2-oxoglutarate dehydrogenase E1 component — translation MQESVMQRMWESAHLSGGNAAYVEELYELYLHDPNAVPEEWRTYFQKLPAEGSTATDVSHSTIRDHFVLLAKNQRRAQPVSAGSVSSEHEKKQVEVLRLIQAYRMRGHQAAKLDPLGLWQRPAPVDLSINHYGLTNADLDTTFRAGDLFIGKEEASLREIFDALQQTYCRTIGAEFTHIVDSEQRSWFQQRLESVRGRPAFSADVQSHLLERVTAAEGLEKYLGTKYPGTKRFGLEGGESLIPMLDELIQRSGSYGTKEVVIGMAHRGRLNVLVNTFGKNPRDLFDEFEGKKKVELGSGDVKYHQGFSSNVMTAGGEVHLAMAFNPSHLEIVSPVVEGSVRARQDRRNDAVGDKVLPISIHGDAAFAGQGVVMETFQMSQTRGFKTGGTVHIVINNQVGFTISNPLDSRSTEYCTDVAKMIQAPILHVNGDDPEAVLFVTQLAVDYRMQFKRDVVIDLVCYRRRGHNEADEPNGTQPLMYQQISKQRTTRELYADALTQAGRLDAERVQAKVDEYRNALDNGLHVVKSLVKEPNKELFVDWRPYLGHAWTARHDTRFDLKTLQELSAKLLELPEGFVVQRQVSKIYEDRQKMQAGGLPINWGYAETMAYATLAFEGHPIRMTGQDIGRGTFSHRHAVLHNQKDASTYIPLQNLYKGQPRFDLYDSFLSEEAVLAFEYGYSTTQPNALVIWEAQFGDFANGAQVVVDQFITSGEHKWGRLCGLTMLLPHGYEGQGPEHSSARLERYLQLCAEHNVQVCVPTTPAQIYHLLRRQVIRPLRKPLIVLTPKSLLRHKLAISTLEELAEGSFQTVIPEIDTLDPKKVTRLVLCSGKVYYDLLEKRRAEGREDIAIVRIEQLYPFPEDDLVEILAPYTNLSDVVWCQEEPMNQGAWYSSQHHMRRILTRHNKELVLEYAGRDASAAPACGYASMHAEQQEKLLQDAFTV, via the coding sequence ATGCAAGAAAGCGTGATGCAGCGCATGTGGGAAAGCGCCCACCTTTCAGGTGGTAACGCTGCATATGTGGAAGAGCTCTACGAGCTCTACCTGCACGACCCTAACGCTGTGCCAGAAGAGTGGCGCACTTACTTCCAGAAGTTGCCCGCCGAAGGCAGCACCGCTACCGATGTATCGCACTCGACAATCCGCGACCATTTCGTACTGCTGGCAAAGAACCAGCGCCGCGCCCAACCGGTTTCCGCCGGGAGCGTGAGCAGTGAACACGAGAAGAAGCAGGTTGAAGTACTGCGACTGATCCAGGCCTACCGTATGCGCGGCCACCAAGCTGCTAAGCTCGACCCCCTGGGGTTGTGGCAGCGCCCTGCGCCAGTAGACCTGTCGATCAATCACTACGGCTTGACCAATGCCGATCTTGATACGACCTTCCGTGCCGGCGACCTGTTCATCGGCAAAGAGGAAGCGAGCCTACGCGAAATCTTCGACGCTTTGCAGCAGACATATTGCCGCACCATTGGCGCCGAGTTCACCCACATCGTCGACTCCGAGCAGCGCAGCTGGTTCCAGCAGCGTCTGGAGAGCGTTCGTGGTCGCCCGGCTTTCTCTGCGGATGTCCAGAGCCACCTGCTCGAGCGTGTAACTGCAGCAGAAGGTCTGGAGAAGTACCTGGGTACCAAATACCCGGGCACCAAGCGTTTCGGCCTGGAAGGCGGCGAAAGCCTGATTCCGATGCTGGACGAGCTGATTCAGCGCTCCGGTTCCTACGGTACTAAAGAAGTTGTCATCGGCATGGCCCACCGTGGCCGTCTTAACGTGCTGGTCAACACCTTTGGCAAAAATCCACGTGACCTGTTCGACGAGTTCGAAGGCAAGAAGAAGGTCGAGCTGGGCTCCGGTGACGTTAAATACCACCAGGGCTTCTCGTCCAACGTAATGACCGCCGGCGGTGAAGTTCACCTGGCCATGGCGTTCAACCCTTCGCACCTGGAGATCGTCTCGCCAGTGGTTGAAGGTTCGGTGCGTGCCCGTCAGGACCGTCGTAACGACGCCGTTGGCGACAAGGTACTGCCGATTTCCATCCACGGTGACGCGGCATTCGCCGGTCAGGGCGTGGTCATGGAAACCTTCCAGATGTCGCAGACCCGCGGTTTCAAAACCGGCGGTACCGTGCACATCGTGATCAACAACCAGGTTGGTTTCACCATCAGCAATCCGCTGGACTCGCGTTCCACCGAGTACTGCACCGATGTCGCCAAGATGATTCAGGCGCCGATCCTGCACGTTAACGGTGATGACCCGGAAGCAGTGCTGTTCGTGACCCAGTTGGCTGTCGACTACCGCATGCAGTTCAAGCGTGACGTGGTTATCGATCTGGTCTGCTACCGTCGTCGCGGCCACAACGAGGCCGACGAGCCGAACGGCACCCAGCCGCTGATGTACCAGCAGATCTCCAAGCAGCGCACCACCCGCGAACTGTACGCTGACGCCCTGACCCAGGCGGGTCGCCTTGATGCTGAGCGCGTCCAGGCCAAGGTTGATGAGTACCGCAACGCGCTGGACAATGGCCTGCATGTAGTGAAGAGTCTGGTCAAAGAGCCGAACAAAGAGCTGTTCGTTGATTGGCGTCCGTATCTGGGCCATGCCTGGACTGCGCGTCACGACACGCGTTTCGACCTCAAAACCTTGCAGGAACTGTCGGCCAAGCTGCTGGAACTGCCAGAAGGCTTCGTGGTTCAGCGTCAGGTATCGAAGATCTACGAAGACCGCCAGAAGATGCAGGCCGGTGGCTTGCCGATCAACTGGGGCTACGCCGAAACCATGGCGTACGCCACCCTGGCCTTCGAAGGTCACCCGATCCGCATGACGGGTCAGGATATCGGTCGCGGCACGTTCTCGCACCGCCATGCGGTGTTGCACAACCAGAAAGACGCCAGCACCTACATCCCGCTGCAGAACCTCTATAAAGGTCAGCCACGTTTCGACCTGTACGATTCGTTCCTGTCCGAGGAAGCGGTCCTGGCATTCGAGTACGGTTACTCGACCACCCAGCCAAACGCACTGGTTATCTGGGAAGCGCAGTTCGGCGACTTCGCCAACGGTGCCCAGGTGGTTGTCGACCAGTTCATCACCAGCGGCGAGCATAAGTGGGGCCGTCTGTGCGGTCTGACCATGCTGTTGCCACACGGTTATGAAGGGCAGGGGCCTGAGCACTCCTCGGCGCGTCTGGAGCGTTACCTGCAGCTGTGCGCCGAGCACAACGTCCAGGTGTGCGTGCCGACCACGCCGGCTCAGATCTACCACCTGCTGCGTCGCCAAGTCATCCGTCCGCTGCGTAAGCCGCTGATCGTACTGACGCCTAAGTCGCTGCTGCGCCACAAGCTGGCCATCTCGACGCTGGAAGAACTGGCCGAAGGCTCGTTCCAGACGGTGATCCCGGAAATCGATACCCTCGATCCGAAAAAGGTCACCCGCCTGGTCCTGTGCAGCGGCAAGGTCTACTACGATCTGCTGGAAAAACGCCGTGCCGAAGGCCGCGAAGACATCGCCATCGTGCGTATCGAGCAGCTGTATCCATTCCCTGAAGACGACTTGGTCGAAATCCTTGCGCCGTACACCAATCTCAGCGATGTGGTGTGGTGTCAGGAAGAGCCGATGAACCAGGGTGCCTGGTACAGCAGTCAGCACCACATGCGTCGTATTTTGACCCGCCACAACAAAGAGCTGGTTCTGGAATACGCGGGCCGTGATGCTTCGGCAGCACCTGCTTGTGGTTACGCTTCGATGCACGCTGAGCAGCAAGAAAAACTGCTGCAAGATGCCTTCACTGTTTAA
- a CDS encoding succinate dehydrogenase iron-sulfur subunit — MLQVEVYRYNPDTDSAPKMQTFQVDTGGKDLMVLDVLALIKEQDEGFSYRRSCREGVCGSDGMNINGKNGLACITPLSAVVKRNKLIIRPLPGLPVIRDLVVDMSIFYKQYEKVKPFLQNDTPAPAIERLQSPEEREKLDGLYECILCACCSTSCPSFWWNPDKFLGPAALLQAYRFLADSRDTKTQERLASLDDPFSVFRCRGIMNCVNVCPKGLNPTKAIGHVRNMLLQSGT; from the coding sequence ATGTTGCAAGTCGAAGTCTATCGTTACAACCCCGATACCGACTCTGCGCCGAAGATGCAGACGTTCCAGGTCGATACCGGTGGCAAAGACCTGATGGTGCTGGATGTGTTGGCACTGATCAAAGAACAGGATGAAGGTTTCTCGTATCGTCGTTCTTGCCGCGAAGGTGTTTGCGGCTCCGACGGTATGAACATCAACGGCAAGAACGGCCTGGCCTGCATCACGCCGCTGTCGGCTGTGGTCAAGCGTAACAAGCTGATCATCCGTCCGCTGCCAGGTTTGCCAGTCATTCGTGACCTGGTCGTTGATATGAGCATCTTCTACAAGCAGTACGAGAAGGTGAAGCCATTCCTGCAGAACGACACGCCGGCTCCGGCCATCGAGCGTCTGCAGTCGCCGGAAGAGCGTGAGAAGCTGGACGGTCTGTATGAGTGCATTCTGTGCGCTTGCTGCTCGACTTCCTGCCCATCGTTCTGGTGGAACCCTGACAAGTTCCTCGGTCCAGCTGCACTGCTGCAGGCCTATCGTTTCCTGGCCGACAGCCGTGACACCAAGACCCAGGAGCGTCTGGCTTCGCTGGATGACCCGTTCAGCGTATTCCGCTGCCGCGGGATCATGAACTGCGTAAACGTTTGCCCTAAAGGTCTGAACCCGACCAAGGCAATCGGTCACGTACGTAACATGTTGCTGCAAAGCGGTACCTGA
- the sdhA gene encoding succinate dehydrogenase flavoprotein subunit has product MANIPTISFDAIIVGGGGAGMRAALQLAQGGHKTAVITKVFPTRSHTVSAQGGITCAIASADPNDDWRWHMYDTVKGSDYIGDQDAIEYMCQEGPAAVFELDHMGLPFSRTETGRIYQRPFGGQSKDFGKGGQAARTCAASDRTGHALLHTLYQGNLKAGTTFLNEYYAVDLVKNQEGAFVGVIAICIETGETLYIKAKATVLATGGAGRIYSSTTNALINTGDGIGMALRAGVPVQDIEMWQFHPTGIAGAGVLVTEGCRGEGGYLINKHGERFMERYAPNAKDLAGRDVVARSMVKEIIAGNGCGPNGDHVMLKLDHLGEEVLHSRLPGICELSKTFAHVDPVVAPVPVVPTCHYMMGGVATNIHGQAMTQDADGVDQIIPGLFAVGEVACVSVHGANRLGGNSLLDLVVFGRAAGLHLEKALTDGIEYLDASDTDIDVALSRLNKLNERNTGEDVATLRRELQSCMQNYFGVFRTGEYMQKGIEQLAQLRERIANVKINDKSQAFNTARIEALELQNLLEVAEATAIAAEVRKESRGAHAREDFEDRDDENWLCHTLYFPGEKRVAKRAVNFAPKTVPAFEPKVRTY; this is encoded by the coding sequence ATGGCTAACATTCCTACGATTTCATTCGACGCCATCATCGTTGGTGGTGGTGGTGCCGGCATGCGCGCTGCGCTGCAGCTGGCTCAGGGCGGTCACAAGACTGCCGTGATCACCAAGGTCTTCCCGACCCGTTCGCACACGGTATCGGCCCAGGGTGGCATCACCTGCGCCATCGCTTCGGCTGATCCGAACGATGACTGGCGCTGGCACATGTACGATACCGTCAAGGGTTCCGACTACATCGGTGACCAGGACGCTATCGAATACATGTGTCAGGAAGGTCCTGCTGCAGTCTTTGAGCTGGACCACATGGGCCTGCCGTTCTCGCGTACCGAAACCGGCCGTATCTACCAGCGCCCGTTCGGTGGCCAGTCCAAGGACTTCGGTAAAGGTGGCCAGGCTGCCCGTACCTGTGCGGCCTCCGACCGTACCGGTCACGCGCTGCTGCACACCCTGTACCAGGGCAACCTGAAAGCAGGCACCACCTTCCTGAACGAGTACTATGCGGTTGACCTGGTGAAAAACCAGGAAGGCGCATTCGTTGGTGTGATCGCGATCTGCATCGAAACCGGCGAAACCCTGTACATCAAAGCCAAGGCCACCGTATTGGCCACTGGTGGTGCAGGCCGTATCTACTCGTCCACCACCAACGCCCTGATCAACACCGGTGACGGTATCGGCATGGCCCTGCGTGCAGGCGTTCCGGTCCAGGACATCGAGATGTGGCAGTTCCACCCGACCGGCATCGCCGGCGCCGGTGTACTGGTCACTGAAGGTTGCCGTGGTGAAGGTGGTTACCTGATCAACAAGCATGGCGAGCGTTTCATGGAACGCTATGCGCCTAACGCCAAAGACCTTGCTGGTCGTGACGTTGTGGCCCGTTCCATGGTTAAAGAGATCATCGCCGGTAACGGCTGTGGCCCTAACGGCGACCACGTGATGCTCAAGCTTGACCACCTGGGTGAAGAAGTACTGCACAGCCGCCTGCCAGGCATCTGTGAACTGTCCAAGACCTTCGCTCACGTTGACCCTGTTGTCGCTCCGGTCCCAGTTGTTCCAACCTGTCACTACATGATGGGCGGCGTTGCCACCAACATTCATGGTCAGGCAATGACTCAGGACGCTGATGGCGTTGATCAGATCATCCCAGGTCTGTTCGCTGTCGGTGAAGTGGCGTGTGTATCGGTTCACGGTGCCAACCGTCTGGGTGGCAACTCGCTGCTTGACCTGGTGGTCTTCGGTCGTGCTGCTGGTCTGCACCTGGAAAAAGCGCTGACCGACGGTATCGAATACCTCGACGCCAGCGACACCGACATCGATGTTGCCCTGAGCCGTCTGAACAAGCTCAACGAGCGTAACACCGGTGAAGACGTGGCTACCCTGCGTCGCGAGCTGCAAAGTTGCATGCAGAACTACTTTGGTGTGTTCCGTACTGGCGAATACATGCAGAAGGGTATCGAGCAGCTGGCTCAGCTGCGCGAGCGTATTGCCAACGTCAAGATCAACGACAAGTCCCAGGCCTTCAACACCGCGCGTATCGAAGCGCTGGAGTTGCAGAACCTGCTGGAAGTCGCTGAAGCGACGGCAATTGCTGCAGAAGTACGTAAAGAGTCGCGCGGTGCTCACGCCCGTGAAGACTTCGAAGACCGTGACGACGAAAACTGGCTGTGCCACACCCTGTACTTCCCGGGCGAAAAGCGCGTTGCCAAGCGCGCCGTCAACTTCGCGCCGAAAACCGTACCGGCGTTCGAGCCAAAAGTCCGGACTTACTAA
- the sdhD gene encoding succinate dehydrogenase, hydrophobic membrane anchor protein, producing MVTNVTNLSRSGLYDWMAQRVSAVVLAAYFIFLIGYLVAHPGIEFAQWHALFSNNAMRIFSLLALVALGAHAWVGMWTIATDYLTPMALGKSATAVRFLFQAVCGVAMFAYFVWGVQILWGI from the coding sequence ATGGTAACTAATGTCACGAACCTCTCGCGTTCGGGCCTCTATGACTGGATGGCGCAGCGCGTTTCTGCGGTCGTTCTCGCGGCTTATTTCATTTTCCTGATCGGATACCTGGTCGCGCACCCGGGCATCGAGTTTGCCCAGTGGCACGCTCTGTTCTCCAACAACGCGATGCGTATTTTCAGTCTGCTGGCACTGGTTGCCCTGGGCGCTCACGCCTGGGTCGGCATGTGGACCATTGCTACCGACTACCTGACGCCGATGGCGCTGGGCAAGTCGGCGACTGCCGTACGTTTCCTGTTCCAGGCGGTATGTGGTGTCGCGATGTTCGCGTACTTCGTCTGGGGTGTGCAGATTCTCTGGGGTATCTGA
- the sdhC gene encoding succinate dehydrogenase, cytochrome b556 subunit, giving the protein MKKAVKSQRPVNLDLRTIKLPITGVTSFLHRVSGIILFLGLGIMLYALGKSLGSEEGFAEVKACLTSPLAKFVAWGLLSALLYHLVAGVRHLIMDMGIGETLEGGRLGSKIIIAVSVVVIVLAGVWIW; this is encoded by the coding sequence GTGAAAAAAGCCGTGAAAAGCCAACGACCTGTAAACCTAGACCTAAGGACCATCAAACTCCCCATTACCGGCGTTACGTCATTTCTTCATCGTGTTTCCGGCATCATCCTCTTCCTGGGCCTTGGCATCATGCTTTATGCATTGGGCAAATCCCTGGGTTCGGAGGAAGGTTTCGCCGAGGTGAAGGCATGCTTGACCAGTCCGCTGGCCAAATTCGTGGCATGGGGCCTCCTGTCCGCCTTGCTGTATCACTTGGTCGCCGGTGTGCGCCACTTGATCATGGACATGGGCATCGGTGAGACGCTGGAAGGCGGAAGACTGGGCTCGAAAATTATCATCGCCGTCTCTGTGGTGGTGATCGTGCTGGCAGGAGTTTGGATATGGTAA
- the gltA gene encoding citrate synthase, producing MADKKAQLVIEGAAPVELPILTGTVGPDVIDVRGLGATGHFTFDPGFMATASCESKITYIDGDKGILLHRGYPIEQLAEKSDYLETCYLLLNGELPNAEQKAQFVSTVKNHTMVHEQLKSFFNGFRRDAHPMAVMCGVVGALSAFYHDSLDINNPQHREISAVRLVAKMPTLAAMVYKYSMGQPMMYPRNDLSYAENFLHMMFNTPCEIKPISPTLAKAMDRIFILHADHEQNASTSTVRLAGSSGANPFACIAAGIAALWGPAHGGANEAVLTMLDEIGDVSNIDTFIAKAKDKNDPFKLMGFGHRVYKNRDPRATVMKQTCDEVLRELGIKNDPQLELAMRLEEIALTDPYFIERSLYPNVDFYSGIILKAIGIPTSMFTVIFALARTVGWISHWKEMLSSPYKIGRPRQLYTGYESRDITKLEDRK from the coding sequence ATGGCTGACAAAAAAGCGCAGTTGGTCATCGAGGGCGCAGCCCCCGTCGAGCTGCCCATTTTAACCGGCACCGTTGGTCCCGATGTTATCGACGTTAGAGGGTTGGGGGCCACGGGTCACTTCACTTTCGACCCTGGTTTCATGGCGACCGCCTCGTGCGAGTCGAAGATCACTTATATCGACGGCGACAAGGGTATCCTGCTGCACCGCGGCTACCCGATCGAACAGCTCGCCGAAAAATCCGATTATCTCGAGACCTGCTACCTGCTGCTCAACGGCGAACTGCCGAATGCCGAGCAGAAGGCCCAGTTCGTCAGCACCGTGAAGAATCACACCATGGTGCACGAGCAGTTGAAGTCCTTCTTCAACGGCTTCCGCCGCGACGCCCACCCAATGGCCGTCATGTGCGGCGTGGTTGGCGCCCTGTCGGCGTTCTACCATGACTCGCTGGACATCAATAACCCGCAGCACCGCGAAATCTCTGCGGTGCGCCTGGTCGCCAAGATGCCGACCCTGGCAGCGATGGTGTACAAGTACTCCATGGGCCAGCCCATGATGTACCCGCGCAACGACCTGTCGTACGCGGAAAACTTCCTGCACATGATGTTCAACACCCCGTGCGAGATCAAACCGATCAGCCCGACGCTGGCCAAGGCAATGGACCGGATCTTCATCCTCCACGCCGACCACGAGCAGAACGCTTCGACCTCTACCGTACGTCTGGCAGGCTCCTCGGGCGCTAACCCGTTCGCCTGTATCGCTGCCGGTATCGCTGCGCTCTGGGGCCCAGCACACGGCGGCGCCAACGAAGCCGTTCTGACCATGCTCGATGAAATCGGCGATGTCTCGAACATCGACACCTTCATCGCCAAGGCCAAGGACAAGAACGATCCGTTCAAGCTGATGGGCTTCGGTCACCGCGTCTACAAGAACCGCGACCCACGCGCCACCGTGATGAAACAGACCTGCGACGAAGTCCTGCGCGAGCTGGGCATCAAGAACGACCCGCAGCTGGAACTGGCCATGCGCCTGGAAGAGATCGCTCTCACCGATCCGTACTTCATCGAGCGCTCGCTGTACCCGAACGTCGACTTCTACTCGGGGATCATCCTCAAGGCGATCGGCATTCCGACCAGCATGTTCACCGTGATCTTCGCCCTGGCGCGCACCGTCGGCTGGATCTCGCACTGGAAAGAAATGCTCTCCAGCCCGTACAAGATTGGCCGTCCGCGCCAGCTTTACACCGGCTACGAGTCGCGTGACATCACCAAGCTGGAAGACCGCAAGTAA
- a CDS encoding START domain-containing protein, translating to MGSFKQIAVVFGLSALLVPLAHAENWKVAKDEDGIKVSLSDVAGSDYKAYRGVTLIKAPLAKVKALQEDVVGACTWIHECKSQKLLKSEGDQSWTYTQFNTPWPVTARDSVLHVTTTQAADGSLTRKLEGVPTYLPEEKGFVRVAKVEGFWTLVPKDGGTEVTYQVHTEPGGSVPSMVANKFVVDAPFNTLKALKAKAEKP from the coding sequence ATGGGATCGTTTAAGCAAATTGCAGTGGTTTTCGGGTTGAGCGCCCTGTTGGTGCCGTTGGCGCATGCCGAGAACTGGAAGGTGGCCAAGGATGAGGACGGGATCAAGGTATCCCTGAGCGATGTTGCCGGTTCCGACTATAAAGCTTATCGCGGTGTAACGCTGATCAAGGCGCCGTTGGCGAAGGTCAAAGCCCTGCAGGAAGACGTTGTGGGGGCGTGTACCTGGATTCATGAGTGCAAATCGCAAAAGCTGCTCAAGAGCGAGGGTGACCAGAGCTGGACCTACACGCAGTTCAATACCCCATGGCCGGTTACTGCTCGCGATTCGGTGTTGCACGTCACCACCACGCAGGCCGCCGATGGTAGCCTGACCCGCAAGCTTGAAGGGGTGCCGACCTACCTGCCTGAAGAGAAGGGCTTTGTGCGCGTCGCCAAGGTTGAAGGCTTCTGGACGCTTGTGCCTAAAGACGGCGGTACCGAGGTGACTTATCAGGTTCACACAGAGCCAGGCGGCAGCGTTCCGTCGATGGTGGCGAACAAGTTTGTAGTGGATGCGCCGTTCAATACCTTGAAAGCATTGAAGGCGAAGGCTGAAAAGCCTTGA